A stretch of Methylogaea oryzae DNA encodes these proteins:
- a CDS encoding ATP phosphoribosyltransferase regulatory subunit has product MDTAQRDRWLLPEGVEEVLPQEARNLERLRRRLLDLFDVWGYQLVIPPFIDYVESLLTGTGRELDLQTFKLTDQLSGRMLGIRADMTPQVARLDAHHLKREEPTRLCYIGTVLHTVGDHLEKSRSPIQVGAELYGHRGAASDLEIIRLMLELLAQSGVLDVHLDLGNVAIYRELVRQAGLDGDQEAALFDVLQRKAQVELRELLDVYGVQGQLRDMFLQLPDLNGGAELLPRARAVLAGAGAVVADALAELETVWNQLRQRFPSLPIYVDLAELRGYHYQTGMVFAAFVPGCGKEVARGGRYDEIGKIFGRARPATGFSADLKVLARLGAPSAPESDRGAIFAPAGDDPGLWDAIRDLRAEGKTVIEALPGQVGDAAAMGCGLRLEKTAAGWVATPVAR; this is encoded by the coding sequence ATGGATACGGCCCAACGTGACCGCTGGCTCTTGCCGGAAGGCGTCGAAGAGGTGCTGCCGCAAGAAGCGCGGAATCTGGAGCGCTTGCGGCGGCGCTTGCTCGATCTGTTCGACGTGTGGGGATACCAGTTGGTTATTCCGCCGTTCATCGATTACGTGGAGTCCCTGCTCACCGGTACCGGTCGCGAGCTGGATCTGCAGACTTTCAAGCTCACCGACCAGTTGAGCGGACGAATGTTGGGCATCCGCGCCGACATGACGCCCCAGGTGGCCCGTTTGGACGCCCATCATCTCAAACGCGAGGAGCCGACCCGGCTGTGTTACATCGGCACGGTGCTGCATACCGTGGGCGACCATCTGGAGAAATCGCGCAGCCCCATTCAAGTCGGCGCCGAATTGTACGGCCATCGGGGAGCGGCCAGCGATTTGGAAATCATCCGCTTGATGCTGGAGTTGCTGGCTCAGTCGGGAGTGCTCGATGTGCACCTGGACTTGGGGAACGTGGCGATTTATCGGGAATTGGTGCGCCAAGCCGGTTTGGACGGCGATCAAGAGGCTGCCCTGTTCGACGTACTGCAGCGCAAGGCCCAGGTCGAGCTGCGCGAATTGCTGGACGTTTATGGCGTACAAGGCCAGTTGCGGGACATGTTTTTGCAATTGCCGGATTTGAACGGCGGCGCGGAGTTGTTGCCGCGTGCGCGAGCTGTGTTGGCCGGCGCCGGCGCGGTGGTGGCGGACGCCCTGGCCGAGTTGGAAACGGTCTGGAACCAGTTGCGCCAGCGTTTTCCGTCCCTGCCCATATACGTGGATCTGGCCGAGTTGCGCGGTTACCACTACCAGACCGGCATGGTCTTCGCCGCCTTTGTTCCGGGCTGCGGCAAGGAGGTGGCGCGCGGCGGCCGTTATGACGAAATCGGCAAGATATTCGGCCGGGCGCGCCCGGCCACCGGCTTTAGCGCCGACCTGAAAGTGCTGGCGCGGCTGGGGGCTCCCAGTGCGCCGGAGTCGGATCGGGGGGCGATTTTCGCGCCCGCGGGCGACGATCCGGGTTTGTGGGACGCCATTCGGGATTTGCGCGCCGAAGGCAAAACGGTAATCGAAGCTTTGCCCGGGCAAGTGGGCGATGCGGCCGCCATGGGTTGCGGTCTGCGCTTGGAAAAAACGGCGGCGGGTTGGGTTGCAACACCCGTTGCCCGGTAA
- a CDS encoding adenylosuccinate synthase, whose amino-acid sequence MANNVIVIGTQWGDEGKGKLVDLLTERADAVVRFQGGHNAGHTLVIDGEKTVLHLIPSGVLREGVSCLIGNGVVLSLEALFKEIEILEQAGVPVRQRLKISLACPLILPVHVALDLAREKARGAKAIGTTGRGIGPAYEDKVARRGLRVGDLLTPDYFAERLRELLETHNFMLTEYFKEPAVDYAKTLEETLALGEQVKPMLADVADLLHGYAERKSRLLFEGAQGALLDIDHGTYPYVTSSNTTAGGAASGTGLGPLEFDYVLGITKAYSTRVGNGPFPTELFCEVGEHLTAKGHEYGATTGRRRRCGWFDAVSMRKSAKLNSLTGMCLTKLDVLDGMEKIGICVAYRIDGKEVTTAPVGAETYAKCEPVIEEMPGWTQSTAGVTDYAQLPENAKAYIRRIEEVVGVPVDILSTGPDRAETIVLRDPFGN is encoded by the coding sequence ATGGCCAATAACGTAATTGTGATCGGCACCCAATGGGGTGACGAGGGTAAAGGTAAGCTGGTCGACCTGCTGACGGAGCGGGCCGATGCCGTGGTGCGTTTTCAGGGCGGGCACAATGCCGGCCACACCTTGGTGATCGACGGCGAAAAAACGGTGTTGCACCTGATTCCTTCCGGCGTGTTGCGCGAAGGCGTGTCCTGTCTTATCGGCAACGGCGTGGTGTTGTCGCTGGAAGCGCTGTTCAAGGAAATCGAGATTTTGGAGCAGGCCGGCGTGCCGGTGCGTCAGCGCCTGAAAATCAGCTTGGCCTGCCCGCTGATCCTGCCGGTGCACGTGGCGTTGGACTTGGCTCGGGAGAAAGCCCGCGGCGCCAAGGCTATCGGCACCACGGGGCGCGGCATCGGACCGGCATACGAAGACAAGGTCGCGCGCCGCGGCCTGCGCGTGGGCGACTTGCTGACGCCGGACTATTTCGCCGAACGCCTGCGGGAGCTGCTGGAAACCCACAATTTCATGCTCACCGAGTATTTCAAGGAGCCGGCGGTGGACTACGCCAAAACCTTGGAAGAAACCCTCGCGCTGGGCGAACAGGTCAAGCCCATGCTGGCGGACGTGGCCGACCTGCTGCACGGCTATGCCGAACGCAAGTCGCGGCTGCTGTTCGAAGGCGCGCAGGGCGCGTTGTTGGATATCGACCACGGCACCTACCCTTATGTGACCTCGTCCAATACCACGGCGGGCGGCGCGGCCAGCGGCACCGGCCTGGGGCCGTTGGAGTTTGATTACGTGCTGGGCATCACCAAGGCCTACTCCACTCGCGTGGGCAACGGGCCGTTCCCGACGGAACTGTTCTGCGAGGTGGGCGAGCACCTCACCGCCAAGGGCCATGAATACGGCGCCACCACCGGCCGCCGCCGTCGTTGTGGCTGGTTCGACGCCGTATCCATGCGTAAATCCGCCAAGCTCAACAGCCTGACCGGCATGTGCCTGACCAAGCTGGACGTGCTCGACGGTATGGAGAAGATCGGCATCTGCGTGGCGTATCGCATCGACGGCAAGGAGGTTACGACCGCGCCGGTGGGGGCGGAAACCTATGCCAAGTGCGAACCGGTGATCGAGGAAATGCCCGGCTGGACGCAGTCGACGGCGGGCGTGACCGATTACGCCCAGCTTCCGGAGAACGCCAAAGCCTATATCCGCCGCATCGAGGAAGTGGTCGGCGTGCCGGTGGATATTCTCTCCACCGGCCCGGATCGGGCCGAAACCATCGTTCTGCGCGATCCGTTCGGGAACTGA